A single region of the Nitrosomonas sp. Is79A3 genome encodes:
- a CDS encoding DUF2130 domain-containing protein, protein MTEPTIVCPNCKTEIKLTESLAAPLIESTRRQFEQRLAQKDTEIIQREQAMREKEKQLTEDKRKLDDQVASQVADQLKAERARVIAEESKKAKLASAAELENKARELAELQEVLKSRDEKLAEAQKAQAELIKKQRELDDAKRELELTVEKRVQDGLTEVRTLAKKEAEDEQKLKVMEKEQTIAAMQKQIEDLKRRAEQGSQQLQGEVQELELENLLRMKFPFDAIEPVPKGEFGGDVLHRVVSTGGQAGGTILWEFKRTKNWSDAWLVKLRDDQRTAKAEIAVIVSQILPKGVETFEMVEGVWVTHPRAALPVAMILRQSLLEIALARQSSEGQQTKTEMVYQYLTGPRFRQRVEAIVEAFSTMQEDLDKERKAIMKQWAKREEQIERVMGATVGMYGDLQGIAGKSLQEIKGLEFSALEDMGPEKMGE, encoded by the coding sequence ATGACAGAACCAACGATTGTCTGCCCGAACTGTAAAACGGAAATCAAACTCACTGAATCATTGGCGGCGCCGCTGATTGAATCGACGCGCAGGCAATTTGAGCAAAGGCTGGCGCAAAAAGACACTGAAATCATTCAGCGCGAGCAGGCCATGCGTGAAAAAGAAAAGCAATTGACGGAAGATAAACGCAAGCTTGACGATCAGGTGGCCAGTCAAGTGGCGGATCAGTTGAAAGCAGAGCGTGCCCGCGTGATTGCGGAAGAATCCAAGAAAGCCAAACTGGCCAGTGCAGCCGAGCTGGAAAACAAAGCGCGTGAACTGGCGGAATTGCAAGAAGTGCTCAAATCCCGCGACGAGAAATTGGCAGAAGCGCAAAAAGCACAAGCCGAACTCATCAAAAAACAGCGCGAACTCGACGATGCCAAGCGTGAACTGGAACTCACCGTAGAAAAGCGGGTGCAGGACGGATTGACCGAGGTGCGTACACTCGCCAAAAAAGAAGCCGAGGATGAACAGAAACTCAAGGTGATGGAAAAGGAACAGACCATCGCCGCGATGCAGAAACAGATCGAAGACCTCAAACGCAGAGCCGAGCAGGGCTCGCAGCAACTGCAAGGGGAAGTGCAGGAACTCGAACTGGAAAACCTGCTGCGCATGAAATTTCCTTTCGATGCGATTGAGCCAGTCCCTAAGGGTGAATTTGGCGGGGATGTGCTGCACCGGGTTGTTAGCACGGGCGGTCAGGCCGGAGGCACCATTTTGTGGGAATTCAAACGCACCAAGAATTGGAGCGATGCCTGGCTGGTAAAACTGCGCGATGATCAACGCACCGCCAAGGCGGAAATTGCCGTGATCGTGAGCCAGATATTGCCGAAAGGTGTGGAAACCTTTGAAATGGTTGAAGGTGTCTGGGTTACCCACCCGCGCGCCGCTTTGCCGGTGGCCATGATTCTGCGCCAATCCTTGCTGGAAATCGCTCTGGCACGCCAATCCTCAGAAGGCCAGCAAACCAAAACCGAAATGGTCTACCAATATCTCACCGGCCCGCGTTTCCGTCAGCGCGTGGAAGCCATCGTTGAAGCGTTCTCCACCATGCAGGAAGACCTGGACAAAGAGCGTAAAGCCATTATGAAGCAATGGGCTAAGCGCGAAGAGCAGATTGAGCGCGTGATGGGGGCTACCGTCGGTATGTATGGGGATCTGCAGGGAATTGCGGGGAAGTCTTTGCAGGAAATTAAAGGGCTTGAGTTTTCTGCCTTAGAAGATATGGGGCCCGAGAAAATGGGCGAATAA
- a CDS encoding BRO family protein: MLSTPQQANNLALDNRGFFHPTFVYCRVASNNTIPVRTGKVTSRFAAVFKYPTASLNRNRNLNIAARKPVMASQSDGVITPIVFSFNSLSIRAETDEHGNTRFIASNVCKTPGYINCRQSINAYRREDGVSKRYTIDRIGRRQETIAINEVNLYRLIIQFKKPEEEKFERLAMEEIPPEFAKQEAIM; encoded by the coding sequence ATGCTGAGCACACCACAGCAAGCGAACAACCTCGCGCTCGATAATCGTGGTTTTTTTCATCCAACGTTTGTTTATTGCCGGGTAGCAAGCAACAATACAATACCGGTGCGAACCGGGAAAGTTACAAGCCGTTTTGCTGCGGTGTTCAAGTATCCGACCGCTTCTCTGAACAGGAATCGAAATTTGAACATAGCAGCAAGGAAGCCAGTCATGGCCAGTCAATCGGATGGTGTAATCACACCTATCGTATTCAGTTTTAATTCCCTATCAATTCGCGCCGAAACTGATGAGCATGGAAATACTCGATTTATTGCCAGTAATGTATGCAAGACTCCTGGATATATAAATTGCCGTCAATCGATCAATGCTTATCGCCGTGAGGATGGCGTATCGAAACGATATACCATCGACAGAATTGGACGTAGACAAGAAACAATAGCCATCAACGAAGTCAACCTATACCGCCTGATCATCCAGTTCAAGAAACCGGAAGAAGAAAAATTTGAACGGCTGGCGATGGAAGAAATCCCCCCGGAATTCGCAAAACAAGAAGCCATCATGTAA
- a CDS encoding DUF4082 domain-containing protein has protein sequence MRYSFIAGSKGRAMLALAMLCGASHALALDTPAYSVTGSGFLGSDRPVTAGFKFTAEAASNLTALGYHDEGLDGLFNAHDVGLYDLSGTLLATATVPDGTAGDLIGEYRYVTLGSAYTLTAGTEYVLAAHTTAGDGYRFGTVPPITLTVDPLISIGDNASLYSYGPTLAFPTAFAGYDIYATPNMLLSPVPEPETYALLLVGLGLIGFTLRNKKA, from the coding sequence ATGAGATATTCTTTTATTGCTGGTTCGAAAGGGAGAGCGATGCTCGCTTTGGCGATGCTATGCGGCGCTTCTCATGCTCTTGCACTTGATACACCGGCGTATTCCGTCACAGGATCGGGTTTTCTCGGTTCCGATAGGCCGGTGACCGCGGGTTTCAAATTCACCGCTGAGGCAGCTAGCAACCTGACCGCACTTGGCTACCACGATGAAGGTCTGGACGGACTCTTCAATGCACACGATGTAGGACTGTATGATCTGTCCGGTACACTGCTCGCCACCGCGACCGTTCCCGATGGCACGGCAGGTGATCTGATCGGAGAGTATCGTTACGTCACGCTTGGCAGCGCTTACACATTAACGGCGGGTACTGAATATGTATTGGCCGCCCATACCACGGCGGGTGACGGGTACCGTTTCGGTACTGTGCCGCCAATCACGCTAACGGTCGATCCATTGATTTCAATCGGCGATAATGCCAGTCTTTATTCCTATGGCCCAACGTTAGCCTTCCCAACCGCTTTCGCTGGTTATGACATCTATGCGACACCTAACATGCTGTTGTCGCCGGTGCCAGAACCGGAAACTTATGCGCTGCTGTTAGTAGGATTGGGATTAATAGGCTTTACATTGCGTAACAAGAAAGCTTAA
- a CDS encoding PIN domain-containing protein — MSGEFIDTNVFIYLFDETDEHKRNIAEQLIRSALETRSACISHQVVQETLNVVTRKLPFPMSAENAQRFLEQILAPLWRVMPSLALYRRGLDLQSRYGFSFYDALIVAAALESGCTRLYTEDLQHGQQIDGLVIENPFLTED, encoded by the coding sequence ATGAGCGGTGAATTTATTGATACCAACGTCTTCATCTACCTCTTCGACGAAACCGATGAACACAAACGCAATATTGCAGAACAGCTGATTCGAAGCGCGCTGGAAACCCGTAGCGCCTGTATCAGCCATCAAGTTGTTCAGGAGACACTCAACGTTGTAACGCGCAAACTGCCATTCCCCATGAGCGCAGAAAATGCCCAGCGTTTTCTGGAACAGATTCTGGCGCCCTTATGGCGCGTCATGCCCAGCCTGGCACTTTACCGGCGCGGTCTTGATCTTCAATCGCGCTACGGTTTCAGTTTTTACGATGCTTTGATTGTAGCTGCGGCCCTCGAATCCGGTTGCACGCGTTTATACACGGAAGACTTGCAGCACGGCCAGCAGATAGATGGATTGGTGATTGAAAATCCGTTTTTGACTGAGGATTGA
- a CDS encoding methyltransferase domain-containing protein encodes MKNKFESLELGQFIPLHYHHNMLNDTIRMKGFREAINLVVKPGAKVLELGGGTGVQSFFAAQKAQKVYCVERNPELVGAARSFLAKNINGGKVEVIQADALHYLPPEPVDVVICEMLHTGLLREKQMPVIDSFKKRYWEKFGSPLPVFVPEASIQAIQPIEQNFHFEGFYAPTILFQDPRAIQERSKSLGNPDVFQVLSYAEPFSQTCHWDGEIIIAEDGQLNALRLITKNILAINMLTHSTVDWHTQYIIIPLSTPIAVSKGDHISIRFSYQGGAPLNALSDSLEVRLVSKRVPVLELALEALNYPSKFRSNTSQMHHH; translated from the coding sequence ATGAAAAATAAATTCGAGAGCTTGGAACTCGGCCAATTCATTCCCCTGCATTACCATCACAATATGTTGAATGACACAATCCGGATGAAAGGTTTTAGAGAAGCGATTAATCTGGTGGTCAAACCCGGCGCTAAGGTTCTGGAACTGGGTGGCGGCACCGGCGTGCAATCCTTTTTTGCCGCGCAAAAAGCGCAGAAGGTTTATTGTGTGGAACGCAACCCGGAACTGGTGGGTGCGGCGCGCAGCTTTCTTGCTAAAAACATCAATGGCGGCAAAGTCGAAGTTATCCAGGCTGATGCGCTGCATTACTTGCCGCCGGAACCAGTCGATGTGGTGATCTGTGAAATGCTGCACACCGGCTTGTTACGCGAAAAGCAAATGCCTGTTATCGATTCCTTTAAAAAACGTTACTGGGAAAAGTTTGGCAGCCCCCTGCCTGTCTTTGTGCCAGAAGCCAGCATTCAAGCCATTCAGCCGATAGAACAAAACTTTCATTTTGAAGGTTTCTACGCACCCACGATTTTATTTCAAGATCCCCGCGCAATTCAGGAAAGAAGCAAAAGCCTCGGGAATCCTGACGTATTTCAAGTGTTGTCTTATGCTGAACCATTTAGCCAAACCTGCCACTGGGACGGAGAAATCATCATCGCCGAGGACGGCCAACTCAATGCATTACGGCTCATCACCAAAAATATACTTGCCATTAATATGCTGACACACAGCACCGTCGATTGGCATACCCAATACATCATCATTCCACTCTCCACGCCAATTGCGGTTTCCAAAGGCGACCATATTTCAATACGTTTCAGCTACCAAGGCGGCGCTCCCCTTAACGCACTGTCAGATTCGCTGGAAGTTCGCCTTGTAAGCAAGCGGGTTCCGGTCTTGGAATTAGCACTTGAAGCGTTAAATTACCCATCGAAATTTCGGTCAAATACCTCTCAAATGCACCATCACTGA
- the smbP gene encoding small metal-binding protein SmbP produces MKNITLFASILVMVVFSLSAVAGDNRLIDAIQHTKRAVTAVDGMDVAKHAEMAKNHANAAKADKHNKYDNKKMDDGIKCLDGAIREGMDGNAEAARKAANDALKHFTEVTN; encoded by the coding sequence ATGAAAAATATTACTTTATTTGCAAGTATATTAGTTATGGTTGTTTTTTCTTTAAGTGCTGTGGCAGGAGATAATCGATTAATTGATGCAATTCAGCATACAAAAAGGGCCGTTACCGCGGTAGATGGCATGGATGTCGCCAAACATGCAGAGATGGCGAAAAACCATGCGAACGCTGCGAAAGCTGATAAACATAACAAATACGATAATAAAAAGATGGATGATGGCATTAAATGCTTAGATGGCGCTATTAGAGAAGGTATGGATGGTAATGCTGAAGCTGCCAGGAAAGCCGCGAATGATGCTTTAAAACATTTTACTGAGGTTACAAATTAA